One genomic region from Sphingobacterium sp. UGAL515B_05 encodes:
- the kdpB gene encoding potassium-transporting ATPase subunit KdpB, whose translation MNNNTSLFQKDMVQEALKQSFVKLNPKTMFRNPVMFTVWIGTMIMLIVSLWTLAGAKGQGSFGYNFAVFIILLLTLLFANFAEAIAEARGKAQADSLRKTREETPAKLKNGHTISSAQLKKGDIFVCEAGDVIPSDGEIIEGLATIDESAITGESAPVIREAGGDKSSVTGGTKVLSDRIVVQVTTQPGESFLDKMIALVEGASRQKTPNEIALTILLAGFTLVFIIVCVTLKPFADHANVGITIASFISLFVCLIPTTIGGLLSAIGIAGMDRALRANVITKSGKAVETAGDIDVLLLDKTGTITIGNRRATHFYAAHGIDENKLIKAAVLSSMTDKTPEGKSIIELAGINPLSYDVKNPEFIKFTAETRSSGIDYENIRIRKGATDAVKNLVTRAGNTFPEEVEERVRAISQNGGTPLVVSENEVALGVIELQDVIKPGIHERFERLRKMGIKTVMVTGDNPLTAKFIADKAGVDDYIAEAKPEDKMNYIKKEQSEGRLVAMMGDGTNDAPALAQADVGVAMNSGTQAAKEAGNMVDLDNDPTKLIEVVEIGKQLLMTRGTLTTFSIANDVAKYFAIIPALFITAIPALQGLNIMKLHSPESAILSAVIFNAIIIPMLIPLALKGVAYKPIGASALLRRNLLIFGLGGVAVPFLGIKVIDMLISVFF comes from the coding sequence ATGAACAATAATACATCACTGTTTCAAAAAGATATGGTACAGGAAGCACTGAAACAGTCTTTTGTGAAACTGAATCCGAAAACAATGTTTCGTAATCCAGTCATGTTTACTGTATGGATCGGAACAATGATTATGCTGATTGTCAGCTTATGGACATTGGCGGGGGCAAAGGGACAGGGTAGCTTTGGTTACAACTTTGCCGTATTCATTATCCTATTACTCACACTGTTGTTTGCCAACTTTGCCGAAGCTATCGCTGAAGCGAGGGGAAAAGCGCAGGCGGATAGCCTGCGCAAAACAAGAGAAGAAACTCCGGCTAAACTTAAAAATGGCCATACCATCTCTTCTGCTCAGTTAAAAAAGGGTGATATTTTTGTCTGTGAAGCTGGGGATGTTATCCCCTCTGATGGTGAAATTATTGAAGGTCTTGCTACCATTGATGAGAGTGCAATCACAGGGGAGTCTGCACCCGTCATTCGGGAAGCGGGCGGTGACAAAAGCTCCGTAACAGGAGGAACGAAGGTTCTTTCCGACAGAATTGTTGTTCAGGTAACAACACAGCCTGGCGAGAGCTTCCTCGATAAGATGATTGCCTTGGTAGAAGGTGCTTCAAGACAAAAAACACCGAATGAAATTGCTCTAACAATCTTGTTGGCCGGTTTTACATTAGTATTTATCATTGTATGTGTCACACTAAAACCATTTGCTGACCATGCGAATGTAGGTATCACAATTGCTTCCTTTATCTCGCTGTTTGTCTGCCTTATCCCAACTACTATTGGTGGATTGCTTTCAGCGATAGGTATTGCCGGCATGGACCGCGCTTTGAGAGCGAATGTTATTACAAAAAGTGGTAAGGCTGTGGAAACCGCCGGCGATATTGATGTCTTGCTATTGGACAAGACTGGCACGATTACAATTGGTAACCGCAGAGCAACCCATTTTTATGCTGCGCATGGTATTGATGAGAATAAATTAATAAAAGCAGCTGTATTGAGCTCCATGACGGATAAAACACCGGAGGGCAAATCCATTATAGAACTGGCGGGTATCAATCCGTTGAGTTATGATGTGAAAAACCCTGAATTCATCAAGTTTACAGCTGAAACACGAAGTTCAGGTATAGATTATGAAAACATACGTATCCGAAAAGGTGCAACTGATGCGGTTAAAAATCTTGTTACAAGAGCTGGCAATACATTCCCGGAAGAAGTTGAAGAGAGAGTCAGAGCAATCTCCCAAAATGGAGGAACGCCTTTAGTCGTTTCTGAAAATGAAGTTGCACTCGGCGTAATTGAGTTGCAGGATGTGATCAAACCGGGTATTCATGAACGGTTTGAACGCCTTCGCAAAATGGGGATCAAAACCGTGATGGTAACCGGTGACAACCCCTTAACAGCAAAATTTATTGCCGATAAAGCAGGTGTGGATGATTACATCGCTGAAGCGAAGCCTGAGGACAAAATGAACTATATCAAAAAGGAGCAATCTGAAGGGCGTTTGGTCGCAATGATGGGCGATGGAACAAATGATGCTCCTGCTTTAGCTCAGGCCGACGTGGGAGTAGCGATGAATTCGGGTACACAGGCGGCAAAAGAGGCGGGGAATATGGTCGACCTAGATAACGATCCGACAAAATTGATTGAGGTGGTTGAAATTGGTAAGCAACTTTTGATGACGCGGGGAACATTAACAACGTTTAGTATCGCCAATGATGTGGCTAAATATTTTGCCATTATCCCGGCTTTATTTATAACTGCCATCCCGGCTTTGCAAGGACTGAATATCATGAAATTGCACAGTCCCGAAAGTGCAATACTATCGGCGGTAATTTTCAATGCGATCATCATTCCGATGCTCATCCCATTGGCGCTGAAAGGTGTTGCCTATAAACCAATTGGAGCAAGTGCATTATTACGTCGAAATCTTCTCATATTTGGATTAGGTGGGGTTGCCGTTCCTTTTTTAGGTATTAAGGTGATAGATATGTTAATATCTGTTTTCTTCTAA
- the kdpA gene encoding potassium-transporting ATPase subunit KdpA, whose product MNTEILGIIVMFVVSVLLAIPLGKYIAKVYAGEKTLLDPIFNPLERIFYKVSGINPQVEMNWKQQMVAMVTINLIWFLLGMLILMTQGSLPLNPDNNPSMSADLAFNTVISFVVNCNLQHYSGETGLSYLGQYWLMFLQFVSAGIGLAAAVIVFRAFRDRTANTLGNFYNYFVKSCTRILLPLSFVVAIILAFEGTPMTFEGKDTIISLQGDTVAVSRGPAAAFIAIKHIGTNGGGFFGVNSAHPFENPSYLSNMVEMVAQFIIPLAMIFAMGIFIKRKKFAWMVFGVMTVGFLLLVIPNIIMETKGNPAIAAMGIDNSLGAMEGKEVRFGAPASGFWSIVTTVISTGSVNAMHDSTMPLSGMNELLAMMINAFYGGCGVGILNFFIFIILAVFISGLMVGRTPEFLGKKVEAREMKIAMIIALLHPFLILVGTALAAAMPQYTASTLNNPGFHGFGEMLYEYTSSAANNGSGFEGLGDNTIWWNVSTGFVLILSRFLPIIGPVAIAGLLAEKKFIPEGDGTLKTDTATFGLMVFAVIAIVAALSFFPALALGPIAEYFSLY is encoded by the coding sequence ATGAATACAGAAATTTTAGGAATAATCGTCATGTTTGTCGTATCGGTATTACTAGCAATACCGTTGGGCAAGTACATTGCAAAAGTATATGCTGGCGAAAAAACACTGCTTGACCCCATATTTAATCCCCTGGAAAGGATCTTTTATAAGGTTAGTGGTATCAATCCTCAGGTTGAAATGAACTGGAAACAACAGATGGTGGCGATGGTCACGATTAATTTGATCTGGTTTTTACTTGGAATGCTCATTTTAATGACGCAGGGTAGTCTACCCTTGAATCCGGATAATAATCCGAGTATGTCTGCTGACCTTGCGTTCAATACCGTAATCTCTTTTGTTGTTAACTGTAATTTGCAACACTATTCGGGAGAAACAGGGCTGAGTTACTTGGGGCAATATTGGTTGATGTTCTTACAATTTGTGAGTGCTGGCATCGGTTTGGCAGCTGCTGTAATTGTTTTCAGAGCATTCCGCGACCGCACAGCAAATACATTGGGAAATTTCTACAATTATTTTGTTAAGTCTTGTACACGTATCCTACTTCCGCTTTCATTCGTGGTGGCTATCATCTTAGCTTTTGAGGGCACACCTATGACTTTCGAAGGAAAGGATACCATAATTTCTTTACAGGGAGATACCGTTGCCGTCTCTAGAGGGCCTGCAGCGGCATTTATAGCGATCAAACATATTGGTACAAACGGCGGTGGTTTTTTTGGAGTAAACTCTGCACATCCCTTTGAAAACCCTTCTTACCTTTCCAATATGGTCGAAATGGTTGCGCAATTCATCATTCCTTTAGCCATGATATTTGCCATGGGCATATTTATCAAGCGGAAAAAATTCGCCTGGATGGTTTTTGGCGTGATGACCGTCGGCTTCCTTTTGCTTGTTATTCCGAATATTATCATGGAGACCAAAGGCAATCCAGCGATAGCTGCAATGGGGATTGATAATTCTCTTGGCGCGATGGAAGGTAAAGAAGTTCGCTTTGGTGCGCCTGCGTCTGGTTTTTGGAGTATCGTAACCACAGTGATTTCAACAGGATCTGTAAATGCAATGCATGATAGTACCATGCCACTATCCGGAATGAATGAACTGCTCGCTATGATGATTAATGCTTTTTATGGTGGTTGTGGTGTTGGGATTTTAAACTTTTTTATTTTCATCATTCTCGCAGTATTTATCAGCGGCTTGATGGTGGGGAGAACTCCAGAGTTTCTAGGTAAAAAAGTGGAAGCCCGGGAGATGAAAATAGCAATGATCATCGCCTTGTTGCACCCTTTTCTAATTTTGGTCGGTACGGCTTTGGCGGCCGCAATGCCGCAATACACAGCTTCAACATTGAACAATCCCGGATTTCACGGATTTGGTGAAATGCTTTATGAATACACTTCATCGGCTGCAAACAACGGTAGTGGTTTTGAAGGATTGGGAGACAATACCATCTGGTGGAATGTCAGCACTGGTTTTGTGCTCATTCTGTCTCGCTTCTTGCCGATTATTGGACCGGTAGCTATCGCGGGTTTATTGGCCGAAAAGAAATTTATTCCTGAGGGAGATGGAACATTGAAAACAGATACAGCAACTTTCGGACTTATGGTCTTTGCTGTTATCGCCATTGTTGCTGCGCTATCCTTTTTTCCAGCGCTGGCATTAGGTCCCATCGCAGAATACTTTTCACTTTATTAA
- the kdpF gene encoding K(+)-transporting ATPase subunit F, with protein MTALFVVAIGVFVYICYVLLKPEKF; from the coding sequence ATGACAGCATTATTTGTGGTAGCTATCGGTGTATTTGTATACATCTGCTATGTACTACTAAAACCAGAGAAATTTTAA
- a CDS encoding BamA/TamA family outer membrane protein, translated as MTKTLTWIALSTIFLFSITISSAQELTYSKPTKQDSVIVLQDSLHIKKNLFKRITSYFEEAKKDKSQSKFDISFIGGPNYSVDTKLGLGLMASGLYRIDKHDLSLPPSDVAVYANITTSGFFSIGVQNTTIFPENKYRLNYDMNFKYLPTRFYGIGYEAGASGLYSRYDEYHLGLKFDLQRKILRNTYVGLIFSAQNIRSKNFEDISFKPDQNTTNTAIGWGLLASYDSRDFIPNASKGLFIQYEQTFFPAIFGNGNFFNAIKFTTRAYQNLWTNGLIAFDFNGEFNSRETPWTMISKLGGPRQMRGYFLGQYRDRNQLNSQVELRQKIHGRHGAALWGGAGNVFESTKKIDWSHTLPTYGLGYRWEFKNRVNVRLDYGFGRGQNGFYFNIYEAF; from the coding sequence ATGACAAAAACACTTACCTGGATTGCATTATCCACAATTTTTCTATTTTCCATTACAATTTCATCTGCTCAGGAATTGACATATTCAAAGCCAACGAAGCAGGATAGCGTAATAGTATTACAAGACAGTTTACATATTAAAAAAAATCTTTTCAAACGAATTACGAGTTATTTTGAAGAGGCAAAAAAAGACAAGTCACAAAGTAAATTTGACATCTCATTTATAGGTGGGCCAAACTATTCTGTTGATACAAAACTTGGCTTAGGCCTGATGGCCTCAGGACTTTACAGAATTGATAAACATGATTTAAGTCTCCCGCCCTCAGATGTTGCAGTATACGCCAATATTACCACAAGTGGCTTTTTCTCAATCGGTGTCCAGAATACAACAATTTTTCCCGAGAATAAATATCGCCTGAATTACGATATGAATTTTAAATACCTACCGACCAGATTCTATGGGATTGGCTATGAGGCCGGCGCATCAGGTCTATATTCGCGATATGATGAATACCACTTGGGACTAAAATTCGACTTACAGCGAAAAATACTTCGCAATACGTATGTTGGATTAATATTCTCGGCGCAGAATATTCGCAGCAAAAACTTTGAGGATATCTCCTTTAAGCCTGACCAAAATACGACGAATACGGCGATAGGCTGGGGTCTTCTAGCATCCTACGACAGTAGAGACTTTATTCCTAATGCAAGTAAAGGCTTATTTATTCAATATGAACAAACATTCTTCCCGGCTATTTTTGGAAACGGGAATTTCTTTAATGCAATAAAGTTCACGACAAGAGCATATCAAAATTTATGGACAAACGGCCTTATTGCCTTCGATTTTAACGGAGAATTTAACAGTAGGGAAACTCCTTGGACAATGATATCAAAACTAGGTGGACCGCGGCAGATGAGGGGTTATTTTTTAGGGCAATACCGTGATCGTAACCAGCTCAATAGCCAGGTGGAATTACGGCAAAAAATACATGGCCGTCATGGTGCCGCGTTATGGGGCGGAGCCGGAAACGTCTTCGAATCCACAAAAAAAATCGACTGGTCACATACCCTTCCTACCTATGGCCTAGGCTACCGATGGGAATTCAAAAACAGAGTAAACGTGCGCCTTGACTACGGCTTTGGTAGAGGACAAAACGGTTTCTATTTCAATATTTACGAAGCATTTTAA
- a CDS encoding phosphoethanolamine transferase — MKTITKNPIVLFWYYILVNMAPSFYFAMTQPVDGLGKLTILFFPLGLYMLIFSVLKNTGFSLLLTFPLLFLHAFQIVLFYLYGEDGIAVDMFLNVASTNTSEINELLSSLLPSIALVLVLYVPVLVFAIRQWIQKSYLSNIFRRKTQLSATLFLVLALLLSAFSTLKNNDPLIFKNDIYPINAINNLVLAIRKIDKIKHYRETSNLFKFDAKRESSDLSKRQIYVLVVGETGRADNWSLYGYHRETNPCLKRQRNLIVFKDALTQSNTTHKSVSILLSDVKITDYNSIYKRKGIVEAFNETGFTTISLSNQAENGSFIEYFTKSAKVYKTLRTTNKKTGVTQNHYDEELIPLMQKQIQENKGDLFILLHTYGSHFKYMDRYPEQFRKYMPDHISNVSRSEQDRLVNAYDNTILYTDHFLSSTIDALNKTSAKVALLYTSDHGEDLMDDNRNKFLHASPTPTYYQLRIPFIMWFSDSYVADHKNAIQAARINSKKPISSNAVFHTMLNAAQLYSPYLDTTLSLIHKDFKIAPRLYLNDHDIAVPYRKMNLKQMDIEMLEKNGIKN; from the coding sequence ATGAAGACAATTACAAAAAATCCAATTGTTCTATTCTGGTACTACATTTTAGTAAATATGGCTCCCAGTTTCTATTTTGCTATGACCCAACCCGTAGATGGATTAGGAAAGTTGACTATCTTATTCTTTCCGTTGGGACTGTACATGCTAATTTTTTCTGTGTTAAAAAATACAGGATTTAGCCTGCTGCTAACCTTTCCACTCCTATTTTTACATGCTTTTCAGATCGTACTTTTCTACCTGTATGGTGAGGACGGAATCGCGGTGGATATGTTCCTCAATGTAGCCTCCACCAATACTTCGGAGATCAATGAACTGCTCAGCAGCCTATTACCCTCAATCGCCTTAGTACTCGTGCTCTACGTCCCGGTTCTGGTTTTCGCTATACGCCAATGGATCCAAAAGAGCTATTTAAGCAATATCTTTAGAAGGAAGACTCAACTGTCAGCAACATTATTTTTAGTATTGGCTCTATTGTTATCCGCATTCAGTACACTAAAAAATAACGATCCTCTTATCTTCAAAAACGACATATATCCGATTAATGCGATAAACAATCTGGTTTTGGCTATTAGAAAGATAGATAAAATAAAACACTATCGGGAAACTTCAAATTTGTTTAAGTTCGATGCAAAAAGGGAATCATCAGATCTTTCAAAAAGACAGATTTATGTACTAGTCGTTGGCGAAACTGGCAGAGCCGACAATTGGTCGCTATATGGATATCATAGAGAAACGAACCCCTGCTTAAAGCGGCAAAGAAACTTGATCGTATTTAAAGATGCATTAACTCAGTCCAATACAACACATAAGAGTGTGTCGATCCTCTTATCGGATGTCAAAATCACTGATTATAATAGCATATACAAAAGAAAAGGTATTGTTGAAGCTTTTAATGAAACGGGCTTCACCACGATATCCCTGTCCAATCAAGCTGAAAATGGCTCTTTTATCGAATATTTTACCAAGAGTGCAAAAGTGTATAAAACGCTTCGCACGACGAACAAAAAAACCGGAGTCACTCAAAATCATTATGACGAAGAGCTTATCCCTTTAATGCAAAAGCAGATCCAGGAAAATAAAGGTGACTTATTTATTTTACTCCATACCTATGGATCGCATTTTAAATACATGGATCGCTATCCCGAACAGTTCAGAAAATACATGCCCGACCATATCAGTAATGTCAGCAGATCTGAACAGGACAGACTGGTCAACGCCTACGACAATACCATCTTGTATACTGATCACTTTCTATCATCAACCATTGATGCCTTGAACAAAACGAGTGCAAAAGTCGCCCTATTATACACCTCTGATCATGGTGAAGACTTGATGGATGATAATAGAAACAAATTTTTACATGCTTCACCGACGCCTACATATTATCAATTAAGAATTCCGTTTATTATGTGGTTTTCAGATTCCTATGTAGCCGACCATAAAAATGCCATACAGGCTGCAAGAATAAACAGTAAAAAACCAATTTCAAGCAATGCCGTCTTCCACACAATGTTGAATGCGGCCCAGCTGTACAGCCCTTATTTGGATACCACACTATCATTAATTCATAAAGATTTTAAGATTGCCCCGCGCCTCTATCTTAACGATCACGATATCGCTGTTCCTTATCGAAAGATGAACCTGAAGCAAATGGATATCGAAATGCTTGAAAAGAATGGTATTAAAAATTAA
- a CDS encoding PCMD domain-containing protein: MNIKLQSWLLVLALLPAATKAQNEKVEALPLGHMDQWLKREVKESFVIGGKTQYLYEITGSKEKLPINTPYQNKNSPWATSSVLATVSGITKGSVTVFPEIRDKGYAARLETRIERVKVFGVININVLASGTIFLGEMLEPIKSTKNPQSKLITGIPFSKKPKALQFDYKVITGGASRYVNGLGNGSDAKRTDKAEIQILLQKRWEDKDGNVYAKRIATGWKLLDKTVSNWINQYRLPVNYGDISKQGYYTSDMRLKDNSDAYYTRNSKGAIVPIHEVGWGTKDDAVTHLIVQFSSSNGGAYIGNTESRLWVDNVGLVYE, translated from the coding sequence ATGAATATAAAATTACAATCATGGCTTTTAGTCCTAGCCTTACTTCCTGCTGCGACAAAAGCCCAAAACGAGAAAGTAGAGGCCCTACCCCTAGGTCATATGGACCAATGGCTAAAGCGGGAAGTTAAAGAGTCATTTGTTATAGGCGGGAAGACACAATACCTCTATGAAATTACAGGTTCCAAAGAGAAGCTTCCGATCAATACGCCTTATCAAAATAAAAACTCACCATGGGCAACGTCGTCCGTATTGGCCACTGTTAGTGGGATCACCAAAGGTAGTGTGACAGTATTTCCGGAAATTCGGGACAAAGGCTATGCTGCTCGGCTCGAAACACGGATTGAGCGCGTAAAAGTATTTGGTGTAATAAACATTAATGTCTTAGCATCTGGAACCATTTTTTTAGGAGAGATGCTTGAACCCATAAAAAGTACAAAGAATCCTCAAAGTAAACTTATAACCGGTATTCCATTTTCAAAAAAACCAAAAGCCTTACAATTTGACTATAAAGTCATCACTGGAGGAGCTTCTAGATACGTCAATGGCTTGGGAAACGGTTCGGATGCAAAAAGAACCGACAAAGCCGAAATACAGATTCTTCTACAGAAAAGATGGGAAGATAAAGATGGAAATGTTTATGCGAAACGCATTGCTACGGGATGGAAATTATTGGATAAAACCGTAAGCAACTGGATAAACCAATATCGTCTACCCGTGAACTATGGAGATATCAGTAAACAAGGCTATTATACATCAGATATGCGGCTAAAAGATAATTCAGATGCTTATTATACTAGAAATAGCAAAGGTGCTATCGTTCCAATCCATGAAGTAGGCTGGGGAACTAAAGATGACGCCGTAACTCATTTAATTGTACAGTTTTCTTCTAGTAATGGCGGTGCTTATATTGGAAATACCGAGAGCCGCCTTTGGGTTGATAATGTTGGCCTGGTTTATGAGTAA
- a CDS encoding acyl-CoA dehydrogenase → MQLSSEDIAILKDNQTKGIHQKTLSDGQLELIFRRKWFKIWVPPALGGLGLSLPEGFNLLADLAYWDGGLAWTVTLCSGANLFVGFIDPVLGDQIFKTYRVCFGGSGQASGTATREGEHYRLRGFWKYATGAPHLTHFTLNAAIQEAGKPVLDEKGEPLIKSFFVDRDHVLVHYDWDTFGLEATASHSFSLEDILVDGRQSFEIDAAKSTRSELLYQYPFMPFAELTLLANFTGMYKRFLDLIEKLFVLKSNQSKWEKTESKEAFRVLDDFQQDYVNRRETVMNLAALSWVNLHDGNDNAAIYEQIGVQSRDFVESILTNTIRLYPHTGISGAAIDHEINIIFRNIFTASQHKLLQKDL, encoded by the coding sequence ATGCAACTCAGTAGCGAAGATATCGCCATTCTGAAAGATAATCAGACTAAGGGAATCCATCAGAAAACATTGTCGGATGGACAACTCGAGCTCATTTTTCGTCGGAAATGGTTTAAGATCTGGGTTCCACCTGCATTGGGTGGATTGGGATTAAGTCTACCTGAAGGGTTCAATTTATTGGCTGACCTGGCTTATTGGGATGGGGGATTAGCCTGGACAGTAACGTTATGCTCGGGAGCAAATCTCTTTGTCGGTTTTATTGATCCGGTTTTAGGAGATCAGATTTTCAAAACGTATCGGGTTTGTTTTGGCGGCAGTGGACAGGCATCAGGTACAGCTACACGTGAAGGGGAACATTATCGGCTCCGCGGTTTTTGGAAATATGCTACCGGAGCTCCTCATTTAACCCATTTTACCTTAAATGCTGCAATTCAGGAGGCAGGAAAACCCGTTTTGGACGAAAAAGGTGAACCACTGATAAAATCATTTTTTGTGGATCGTGACCATGTACTGGTGCATTACGACTGGGATACATTTGGATTGGAGGCTACGGCTTCGCATTCCTTTTCGCTGGAAGACATACTCGTTGATGGTAGGCAGTCTTTTGAGATTGATGCGGCAAAAAGTACACGTAGCGAGCTGTTGTATCAATATCCCTTTATGCCTTTTGCGGAATTGACTTTACTGGCCAACTTTACGGGAATGTATAAGCGCTTTCTGGATTTAATCGAAAAACTATTTGTGTTAAAAAGCAATCAATCCAAATGGGAGAAGACTGAAAGTAAAGAAGCGTTTAGGGTACTCGATGACTTTCAGCAAGATTATGTTAATCGGAGGGAAACAGTAATGAATTTGGCCGCTCTTTCTTGGGTAAATCTTCATGATGGCAATGATAATGCAGCGATTTATGAACAGATAGGGGTGCAAAGTCGAGATTTTGTGGAATCTATCTTGACAAATACAATAAGGCTCTATCCGCATACCGGAATTTCGGGGGCCGCCATTGATCATGAAATCAATATAATCTTCCGGAATATTTTTACGGCTTCGCAACATAAGTTATTACAGAAGGATTTGTAA
- the pnuC gene encoding nicotinamide riboside transporter PnuC — translation MTSETIFEAFIKQIQQATIAEWLGVSFGILQVWFSRQNKSINYIFGIIGILISVYVLFHAKLYAEILLHLYYLVMSIYGWIYWKYSSDVAAPITHCEPKEWWIVGGICALAFLLFYFGLVHLTDSDVPLWDSAVSCTAWAGMWLLAKRKIENWILLNISNLMAIPLLIHKGLFLYSGLTLFLFVMAFSGYFNWRRIISEERYATQ, via the coding sequence ATGACTTCTGAAACAATTTTCGAAGCTTTTATAAAACAGATCCAACAGGCCACCATCGCGGAATGGTTAGGGGTATCCTTTGGTATTTTACAGGTTTGGTTTTCCCGTCAAAATAAATCGATCAATTACATTTTTGGGATTATTGGTATCTTAATTTCAGTATACGTACTCTTCCATGCGAAACTATATGCAGAAATATTGCTACATCTCTATTATTTGGTCATGAGCATCTATGGCTGGATCTATTGGAAATATAGTAGTGATGTTGCTGCTCCCATAACGCATTGTGAGCCGAAAGAATGGTGGATAGTAGGGGGAATCTGCGCTCTCGCTTTTCTGTTGTTTTATTTCGGATTGGTACATTTAACGGATTCGGATGTACCGCTTTGGGACTCTGCAGTTTCCTGTACCGCTTGGGCAGGGATGTGGTTATTGGCAAAACGGAAGATAGAAAATTGGATATTGTTGAATATTAGTAATCTGATGGCAATTCCTTTATTGATCCATAAAGGGTTATTTCTTTATTCGGGTTTGACTTTGTTTTTATTTGTTATGGCATTTAGTGGATATTTTAATTGGAGGAGAATAATAAGTGAAGAAAGATATGCAACTCAGTAG